The following are encoded in a window of Oncorhynchus keta strain PuntledgeMale-10-30-2019 chromosome 10, Oket_V2, whole genome shotgun sequence genomic DNA:
- the LOC118388428 gene encoding prickle-like protein 2, translating into MPLEMEKTITKLMYDFQRNSTSDDDSGCALEEYAWVPPGLKPEQVHQYYSSLPEDKVPYVNSPGEKHRIKQLLHQLPPHDNEVRYCNTLDDEEKRELKLFSNQRKRDNLGRGSVRPFPVTMTGVICEQCGGQINGGDIAVFASRAGHGVCWHPGCFVCSMCDELLVDLIYFYQEGKIYCGRHHAERLKPRCSACDEIIFADECTEAEGRHWHMKHFCCFECETMLGGQRYIMKEGRPYCCSCFQSLYAEYCDSCGEHIGIDQGQMTYDGQHWHATEGCFCCARCKCSLLGRPFLPKQGQIFCSRSCSLGGEPNGSDSSDSAFQSTHSTREPHRSSKAGKNRGQAGRFSGEVDPLSLQMDLLSLSSQTPSLTREPEWKSQGQGGDTYPYEGRSDHTATPTPLQLLSQCNVRTAYNSTSPGQGSQPDPRSKETGVPKRPLISAVKGHSMNENWFHKDSVNYYSPKLKPQQSIDVPHSSSPHNGFSDKRSVSLHVFQRENQRDREVGPPQMGRSRNPISALSFTEQLTPLEQTPTGSMESLTLSNATGTSADGGKRQEHLSRFSMPDLSKDSGMNVSEKSNIGTLNSSVQFHSSESLRSLTSGQPYMELEPPVQYPLQYCEPPGLGMGMGHLPPGFTYQEEDRVSLVSSANAARLPPISERTRRQGEGPDMAAPEDTPQRRKHHHHRSRRSRRSRSENALHLAAERRERPQLRVREDYDQFPPPRGARDLFGGARGRCRGPEPFRQCPRTTSDLTLQNPGAHRRLAGPYSWDDYEDEWCSTCSSSSESDDEGYFLGEPIPRPVQLRYLSSQELLHKYSSTGVGGPHQMSGRGGQLHTRKRRKSKNCIIS; encoded by the exons ATGCCTCTGGAGATGGAGAAGACCATCACTAAGCTGATGTACGACTTCCAGAGGAACTCCACCTCAGACGACGACTCAGGCTGCGCGCTGGAGGAGTATGCCTGGGTGCCCCCGGGGCTCAAACCTGAACAG GTTCATCAGTACTACAGTTCCCTGCCTGAGGACAAGGtgccctatgtaaacagcccagGAGAGAAGCACCGCATCAAACAGCTCCTCCATCAGCTGCCCCCCCACGACAATGAG gTACGTTACTGTAACACTCTGGACGATGAGGAGAAGCGGGAGCTCAAACTCTTCAGTAACCAACGGAAACGAGATAATCTGGGCCGCGGTAGTGTGAGACCGTTTCCTGTGACGATGACCGGAGTGATTTGTGAGCAG TGTGGGGGGCAGATAAACGGAGGTGACATTGCAGTGTTTGCGTCGCGGGCGGGCCACGGCGTGTGTTGGCACCCTGGCTGCTTTGTGTGCAGCATGTGTGACGAGCTGCTGGTGGACCTCATCTACTTCTACCAGGAAGGGAAGATCTACTGTGGTCGGCACCACGCAGAGAGACTCAAACCACGCTGCTCCGCATGTGACGAG ATCATCTTTGCGGACGAGTGCACGGAGGCGGAGGGCAGGCACTGGCACATGAAGCACTTCTGCTGTTTCGAGTGTGAGACGATGCTGGGTGGCCAGCGGTACATCATGAAGGAGGGCCGGCCCTACTGCTGCAGCTGTTTTCAGTCCCTCTATGCAGAGTACTGTGACTCCTGTGGGGAGCACATTG GCATTGACCAGGGCCAGATGACGTATGACGGGCAGCACTGGCACGCCACAGAGGGCTGTTTCTGCTGTGCCCGCTGTAAGTGCTCCCTCCTAGGTCGCCCCTTCCTGCCCAAACAGGGACAAATCTTCTGCTCACGCTCCTGCAGCCTTGGAGGTGAGCCTAACGGGTCAGACTCCTCAGACTCTGCCTTCCAGAGCACACACTCCACTCGAGAGCCCCACCGCAGCTCCAAGGCTGGGAAGAACAGGGGTCAGGCGGGGCGGTTTTCGGGCGAGGTGGACCCTCTCTCCTTACAGATGGACCTGCTGAGTCTGTCCAGCCAGACGCCCAGTCTGACCCGTGAGCCGGAATGGAAGAGCCAGGGACAGGGAGGCGACACGTACCCCTACGAGGGCCGATCAGACCATACAGCAACACCCACTCCACTCCAGCTGCTCAGCCAATGCAACGTCAGGACTGCTTATAACTCCACCTCCCCCGGGCAGGGCAGCCAACCAGACCCCAGGTCCAAGGAGACGGGTGTCCCCAAGAGGCCGCTCATCTCAGCCGTTAAGGGCCACTCTATGAATGAGAACTGGTTCCACAAGGACTCAGTCAACTACTACTCCCCCAAACTGAAACCCCAGCAAAGCATTGATGTACCCCACAGCTCCTCACCCCACAATGGCTTCTCTGACAAGCGCTCAGTCAGTCTGCATGTGTTCCAGAGGGAGAACCAGAGGGACAGGGAGGTGGGGCCTCCCCAGATGGGGCGCAGCAGGAACCCCATCAGTGCACTTAGCTTCACGGAGCAGCTCACTCCCCTAGAGCAGACACCCACGGGTTCCATGGAGTCACTCACCCTGTCCAACGCTACAG gAACGTCAGCAGATGGAGGGAAGCGCCAGGAGCACCTGTCTCGTTTCTCTATGCCCGACCTGAGCAAAGACTCTGGCATGAACGTGTCAGAGAAGAGCAACATTGGCACCCTCAACTCCTCGGTCCAGTTCCACAGTTCTGAGTCTCTGCGCAGCCTGACCTCAGGCCAGCCCTACATGGAGCTGGAGCCCCCGGTGCAGTATCCTCTGCAGTACTGTGAGCCCCCGGGCCTGGGCATGGGGATGGGCCACTTGCCCCCCGGCTTCACctaccaggaggaggacagggtcAGCCTGGTGAGCAGCGCTAATGCTGCACGCCTCCCGCCCATCAGCGAGCGCACCCGGAGACAAGGAGAGGGCCCGGACATGGCTGCCCCTGAAGACACCCCTCAGCGCCGTAAACACCACCACCACCGGTCCCGTCGCTCCAGACGCTCCCGCTCGGAGAATGCCCTGCACCTGGCCGCTGAGCGCAGGGAGAGGCCCCAGCTGAGAGTCAGAGAGGATTATGACCAATTCCCCCCTCCCCGGGGCGCCAGGGACCTGTTTGGGGGTGCAAGGGGGAGGTGCAGGGGGCCGGAGCCGTTCCGGCAGTGCCCTCGCACCACCTCTGACCTCACCCTGCAGAACCCAGGTGCCCACCGCCGTCTTGCCG